In Streptomyces sp. 1222.5, a single window of DNA contains:
- a CDS encoding trypsin-like serine protease codes for MLTILRRVALALVAAAALLMPTAPAHAIFNGLPAAEGEFPFMAALTRADHAGDAHDTQFCGGSLIERSWILTAAHCTKDLTPQQITVIIGRTRLTSSAGEVRRVTSIVRHPQFTPTWNNTSDYDIALLKLSTPSAITPVRMAFTSNRNTWLPGSGVTTLGWGATTWVGGAVSGSPGGFPDDLQVRGLDIADDAAARRTYPFYRAETMLTAGVPEAGSGTCHGDSGGPLLTFVQGSPRLIGVTSFILKPCGLAVTGSGFARVGEGPLSRWIIEQVPTLANDGWMSRSGDFNGDGKDDIAAFVRGVVKSGSPDNYSAWVALSNPSGAGPFGAATKWASSLADTSDFPLVGDFNGDRRDDIAVFTRGNVRTASVALSTGTGFGPQRVWHTWFTPNDEIPAVGDVNGDGKDDIVAFPRGSAGDAWVALSNGTAFGAATFWGNGIAKSNEIPALADVNGDGRADVITFNRGNDSTRGSKGDVWVALSTATRFGAPQRWHGDFCFGSEIPAVGDFNGDRKADIATLTRGGQADVFVALSNGSSFLGTAAVWNNDFAAFNEIPGVGDFNGDGKDDIAAFTRGDTADVYVSRSNGQRFGDVHLKWHEWMVAGGEVPAGGSTW; via the coding sequence ATGCTCACCATCCTGCGACGGGTGGCGTTGGCCCTGGTCGCGGCGGCGGCCCTCCTGATGCCGACCGCTCCCGCCCACGCGATCTTCAATGGCTTACCGGCCGCCGAGGGAGAATTTCCGTTCATGGCCGCGCTGACGCGCGCGGACCATGCCGGTGACGCCCATGACACCCAGTTCTGTGGTGGATCGCTGATCGAACGTAGCTGGATCCTCACCGCCGCGCACTGCACCAAAGATCTGACACCCCAGCAGATCACCGTGATCATCGGGCGGACCCGCCTCACCAGCTCCGCAGGGGAGGTTCGCAGGGTCACGAGCATCGTCCGCCATCCCCAGTTCACCCCCACCTGGAACAACACGTCCGACTACGACATCGCGTTGCTCAAGCTGTCGACGCCGTCGGCCATCACCCCGGTCCGCATGGCATTCACGAGCAACCGCAACACCTGGCTTCCCGGCAGCGGCGTCACGACCCTCGGCTGGGGTGCGACCACCTGGGTCGGCGGCGCAGTGTCCGGTTCCCCCGGCGGCTTCCCCGACGACCTGCAGGTTCGCGGACTCGACATCGCCGACGACGCGGCCGCTCGGCGCACCTATCCCTTCTACCGTGCCGAGACGATGCTCACCGCCGGCGTGCCCGAGGCAGGCAGCGGCACCTGCCACGGCGACTCCGGCGGGCCGTTGCTCACGTTCGTGCAGGGAAGCCCCAGGCTGATCGGAGTCACGAGCTTCATCCTGAAGCCGTGCGGGCTGGCGGTCACCGGCAGCGGCTTCGCCCGTGTCGGCGAGGGGCCCCTGTCCCGCTGGATCATCGAGCAGGTCCCCACGCTGGCCAACGACGGCTGGATGAGCCGCAGTGGTGACTTCAACGGCGACGGCAAGGACGACATCGCCGCCTTCGTCCGCGGCGTCGTGAAATCCGGCAGCCCCGACAACTACTCGGCGTGGGTGGCGTTGAGCAACCCGTCCGGTGCCGGGCCGTTCGGCGCGGCCACGAAATGGGCGTCATCCTTGGCCGACACCAGCGACTTCCCACTGGTGGGAGACTTCAACGGCGATCGACGGGACGACATCGCCGTCTTCACCCGCGGCAACGTACGCACCGCCAGCGTCGCACTGAGCACCGGAACCGGGTTCGGGCCACAACGGGTCTGGCACACCTGGTTCACCCCGAACGACGAGATCCCGGCTGTCGGCGACGTCAACGGCGACGGCAAGGACGACATCGTTGCCTTCCCTCGCGGATCCGCGGGCGACGCCTGGGTGGCACTGAGTAACGGTACGGCCTTCGGCGCGGCAACATTCTGGGGAAACGGAATCGCTAAGTCCAACGAGATCCCGGCCCTCGCCGACGTCAACGGCGACGGCCGCGCTGACGTGATCACCTTCAATCGCGGCAACGACTCCACTCGCGGCAGCAAGGGTGACGTGTGGGTGGCGCTGAGCACCGCGACGCGGTTCGGGGCGCCGCAGCGCTGGCACGGCGACTTCTGCTTCGGTTCCGAGATCCCAGCCGTCGGCGACTTCAACGGCGACCGCAAAGCCGACATCGCCACCTTGACCCGGGGCGGCCAGGCCGATGTGTTCGTGGCGCTGAGCAACGGCTCATCGTTCCTCGGCACCGCGGCAGTGTGGAACAACGATTTCGCCGCCTTCAACGAGATCCCGGGTGTCGGCGACTTCAACGGGGACGGCAAGGACGACATCGCCGCCTTCACCAGGGGCGACACGGCCGACGTGTATGTCTCCCGCAGCAACGGCCAACGCTTCGGCGACGTCCACCTGAAGTGGCACGAGTGGATGGTCGCCGGGGGCGAGGTCCCCGCCGGCGGCAGCACCTGGTGA
- a CDS encoding LysR family transcriptional regulator, translated as MELRHFRYFVAVAEHHSFTRAAARLHVSQPALSQQIRDLERELGVELLVRGPGGSVLTPAGEVFCERIRKVLTEVDAAAHAARRTARDHLTLRVGLAFPMAMEIHVPVLTAFAEAYPHVRLTWREIGFAECEQPLITGEVDVALIRLPIDPELLVWEPLVEEPPGLAVPAGHPLWDADRIGLAHVIEESLPQVHSGVWQRMREYWQLYSHRNDTPPPFVGAPAGTPQEVLLSVRLNRVVCPGPYAVRSFPLPAGVRITELCDLPPAVTVAARRRDDRRELPRRFAALARLTAQQTVQATGS; from the coding sequence GTGGAGCTACGCCATTTCAGATATTTTGTGGCCGTCGCGGAACACCACAGCTTCACCAGAGCTGCCGCACGTCTGCATGTGTCGCAGCCGGCACTCAGTCAGCAGATCCGTGACCTGGAGCGCGAACTCGGGGTGGAGCTCCTGGTCCGGGGCCCCGGCGGCTCGGTGCTCACTCCGGCGGGCGAGGTCTTCTGCGAGCGCATCCGCAAGGTGCTCACGGAGGTGGACGCCGCCGCCCACGCCGCCAGACGCACCGCACGCGACCACCTCACTCTGCGGGTCGGGCTCGCCTTTCCCATGGCTATGGAGATCCACGTCCCCGTACTGACCGCATTTGCCGAGGCGTATCCGCATGTACGACTGACCTGGCGGGAGATCGGATTCGCCGAGTGCGAGCAGCCGCTGATCACGGGGGAAGTCGACGTGGCACTGATACGGCTGCCCATCGACCCGGAGCTGCTGGTCTGGGAGCCACTGGTCGAGGAACCGCCCGGTCTCGCGGTTCCGGCCGGCCATCCGCTGTGGGACGCCGACCGGATAGGGCTCGCGCACGTGATCGAGGAGTCGTTGCCGCAGGTCCATTCGGGGGTGTGGCAGCGCATGCGGGAGTACTGGCAGTTGTACTCCCACCGGAACGACACTCCGCCACCGTTCGTCGGTGCGCCTGCTGGAACGCCCCAGGAGGTGCTGCTGTCGGTCAGGTTGAACCGGGTGGTCTGCCCAGGGCCCTACGCCGTCCGGAGCTTTCCGCTGCCGGCCGGGGTCCGGATCACGGAACTGTGCGATCTGCCGCCGGCGGTGACCGTGGCAGCCCGTCGGCGTGACGACCGGCGGGAGCTGCCGCGGCGGTTCGCCGCGTTGGCGAGGCTCACCGCGCAGCAGACGGTGCAGGCGACCGGCTCATAA
- a CDS encoding SUKH-4 family immunity protein: MNQRLPQLPKPEFVLLTLEPPHEVPTQIAVALSETGVPGGSIGYEYRPLSEPALFGAFGERGPVAIATSGLCARIAVDVASGRLVQLSDVASSTTHHVNRDLDSFISCVAAVVARFPFYAEGDEGCEEVAEELRRLISEIDETAQAGDGFWQTFCDDVAIGDYADADA; the protein is encoded by the coding sequence GTGAATCAGCGCCTGCCGCAGTTGCCGAAGCCCGAGTTCGTCCTTCTTACTCTCGAGCCGCCCCATGAGGTGCCTACACAGATCGCTGTCGCTCTTAGCGAGACCGGCGTCCCTGGCGGGTCGATCGGATACGAGTACCGGCCCCTGAGCGAACCGGCGCTCTTCGGGGCGTTCGGTGAACGGGGGCCGGTCGCCATCGCGACGAGTGGCCTGTGCGCACGCATCGCCGTCGACGTGGCCAGTGGCCGCCTGGTGCAGCTTTCTGATGTCGCGTCATCGACGACCCATCATGTGAACCGCGACCTCGACTCGTTCATCAGTTGCGTCGCGGCTGTGGTCGCCCGCTTCCCGTTCTACGCGGAGGGCGACGAGGGGTGTGAGGAGGTGGCGGAAGAGCTGCGCCGGCTCATCTCCGAAATCGACGAGACCGCTCAGGCGGGCGACGGATTCTGGCAGACCTTCTGCGACGACGTAGCCATCGGAGACTACGCGGACGCAGATGCGTGA
- a CDS encoding DUF5670 family protein has protein sequence MVPLLLVLLLALILFGAGFALKALWWIAVIVLVVWLLGFVVRTADSGGRKGRWYRW, from the coding sequence ATGGTTCCCCTGCTTCTGGTTCTTCTGCTGGCTCTGATCCTGTTCGGTGCGGGTTTCGCGCTGAAGGCGCTGTGGTGGATCGCGGTGATCGTGCTCGTCGTGTGGCTGCTGGGCTTCGTCGTCCGTACGGCGGACAGCGGCGGCCGCAAGGGCCGTTGGTACCGCTGGTAG
- a CDS encoding helix-turn-helix domain-containing protein encodes MVGVPESHTGWTFLTNHARVLAAIAENQSARIRDIAAHCRLTERAVQKIIADLEQDGYLSHTREGRGNTYRIEPTRGLRHPTEADLGLTVASLLSLLLQDEAHRGDPPSRNTPASPHPAAL; translated from the coding sequence ATGGTTGGAGTGCCCGAGTCCCACACCGGTTGGACCTTCTTGACGAACCACGCCCGCGTACTTGCCGCCATCGCGGAGAACCAGAGCGCGCGGATCCGAGACATCGCCGCGCACTGCCGGCTCACCGAGCGCGCGGTGCAGAAGATCATCGCCGACCTCGAGCAGGACGGTTACCTCTCCCACACGCGAGAGGGACGCGGCAACACCTACCGGATCGAACCCACGAGGGGGCTCCGCCATCCCACCGAGGCCGATCTGGGCCTGACAGTGGCTTCCCTGCTCTCCCTGCTCCTCCAGGACGAGGCTCACCGCGGCGACCCGCCCAGCCGCAACACCCCCGCATCCCCACACCCTGCGGCTTTGTGA
- a CDS encoding STAS domain-containing protein, with product MAAYERRGSRIRVTVRGELDLDSAHALRPDLFQALADSTTGLDLDLGGVDFCDCAGLGVLLELRPRALSQGKTLALHAASPAVDRLLFLLGVQDLFTRPNPRLVAALPHPAPAASATNATATCARRQLATQ from the coding sequence ATGGCAGCGTACGAACGGCGTGGGAGCAGGATCCGCGTGACCGTTCGCGGCGAACTGGACCTCGACTCCGCCCACGCACTACGACCAGACCTGTTCCAGGCACTCGCCGACTCCACCACCGGTCTCGACCTGGACCTTGGCGGTGTCGACTTCTGCGACTGCGCCGGCCTCGGCGTCCTGCTGGAACTCCGGCCACGCGCCCTGAGCCAGGGCAAGACCCTCGCCCTCCACGCTGCCAGCCCGGCCGTCGACAGACTGCTCTTCCTCCTGGGCGTCCAGGATCTGTTCACCAGGCCGAATCCACGCCTTGTCGCAGCCCTGCCCCACCCAGCACCCGCCGCCTCAGCAACAAACGCGACCGCCACATGCGCGAGACGCCAACTCGCCACCCAGTAG
- a CDS encoding PP2C family protein-serine/threonine phosphatase — translation MAGDVGLDLDEVLGAAEDAAPVESVDVVARNLEKRFSASEVSFWFVDMLGREAVRLPRVGTAGQARGDAERIALTGSVYEQVLRSQRLHQEDVEGGCRLVVPVTNRGDCIGVLELIVPYADDAARKAVGQAAHALAYIVVTDRRFTDLYHWGRRTTPMSLAAEIQHQLLPSASCCEGAHFTLAGGLAPADDIGGDTYDYALDEDTLHLSITDAMGHDTASALLATLTVNALRGARRAGLSILDQANAAHRALTRHARGMTTGQLLRIELDTGVCELVNAGHPWPLRVRGSRVEELPVKVNLPFGVPAPVAYEVQRLRLEPGDRLVLLTDGMRERGAAAVDLPALIRETREEHPREVVRALTAAVLTACRGSLADDATTLVLDWRSSCSGQRRTSGGSNT, via the coding sequence GTGGCCGGTGATGTCGGCTTGGACCTGGATGAGGTGTTGGGTGCGGCGGAGGATGCCGCGCCGGTGGAGTCGGTGGATGTGGTCGCACGGAACCTGGAGAAGCGGTTCTCCGCTTCGGAGGTGTCGTTCTGGTTCGTCGACATGCTCGGGCGTGAGGCCGTCCGCCTGCCCCGAGTCGGCACGGCCGGGCAGGCGCGGGGTGATGCGGAGCGGATCGCGCTGACGGGCAGCGTCTACGAGCAGGTGCTTCGCTCCCAGCGGCTGCACCAGGAGGACGTCGAGGGCGGTTGCCGGCTGGTGGTGCCGGTGACGAACCGCGGTGACTGCATCGGCGTCCTGGAACTGATAGTGCCGTACGCGGACGATGCGGCGCGCAAGGCAGTCGGGCAGGCCGCGCACGCGCTGGCCTACATAGTGGTGACCGACCGCCGCTTCACCGATCTCTATCACTGGGGCCGGCGCACGACCCCCATGAGTCTGGCCGCGGAGATCCAGCACCAGCTGCTGCCCTCGGCGTCCTGCTGCGAGGGAGCGCACTTCACTCTGGCCGGCGGCCTGGCCCCGGCCGACGACATCGGCGGCGACACCTACGACTACGCCCTCGACGAGGACACCCTCCATCTGTCGATCACGGACGCGATGGGTCATGACACCGCCTCCGCGTTGCTGGCCACGCTGACCGTGAATGCCCTGCGCGGCGCCCGCCGTGCCGGCCTCAGCATCCTCGATCAGGCCAACGCCGCGCACCGGGCGCTCACCCGCCACGCCCGGGGCATGACCACCGGGCAACTGCTGCGCATCGAGCTGGACACCGGTGTCTGCGAGCTGGTCAACGCCGGCCATCCCTGGCCCCTGCGCGTGCGAGGTAGCCGGGTGGAGGAACTGCCGGTGAAGGTGAACCTGCCGTTCGGCGTGCCCGCCCCGGTTGCCTACGAGGTGCAGCGGCTGCGTCTGGAGCCGGGTGACCGTCTGGTGCTGCTCACCGACGGGATGCGGGAGCGCGGCGCGGCCGCGGTCGACCTGCCGGCTCTGATCCGCGAGACCCGCGAGGAGCACCCGCGCGAAGTGGTTCGGGCCCTGACGGCAGCGGTCCTCACCGCGTGTCGGGGATCTTTGGCGGACGACGCCACCACCCTGGTGCTGGACTGGCGTAGCAGCTGCTCCGGGCAACGGCGCACCAGCGGCGGCTCCAACACCTGA
- a CDS encoding dihydrofolate reductase family protein, whose translation MRKIVAGLFSSLDGVVEAPETWSMPFSTAETGAAVLRLFEDADTALLGRGTYEQWSAFFPYATNEQVPTAEWMNSSPKYVVSSSLTSVEEWKNSRLVTGDDVDGQIRALKEQPGGTINVGGSITLVQWLMRNGLLDELYLQINPIVVGTGRTLADGDQIPMTLASSRTFTNGVIEAHYTLRTR comes from the coding sequence ATGCGGAAGATCGTCGCCGGGCTGTTCTCGTCTCTGGACGGTGTCGTGGAGGCTCCGGAGACGTGGAGCATGCCCTTCAGCACTGCTGAGACGGGCGCGGCCGTGCTGCGGCTGTTCGAGGACGCCGACACCGCTTTGCTGGGCCGCGGTACCTACGAGCAGTGGAGCGCGTTCTTCCCGTACGCCACCAACGAGCAGGTGCCCACCGCCGAGTGGATGAACTCCTCTCCCAAGTACGTCGTTTCGTCGTCACTGACCAGCGTCGAGGAGTGGAAGAACAGCCGGCTGGTTACCGGCGATGACGTCGACGGCCAGATCCGGGCGCTGAAGGAACAGCCCGGCGGCACCATCAACGTCGGCGGCAGCATCACTCTGGTCCAATGGCTCATGCGCAACGGTCTGCTGGACGAGCTCTACCTCCAGATCAACCCCATCGTCGTCGGCACCGGCCGCACCCTCGCTGACGGCGACCAGATCCCCATGACCCTGGCGTCCAGCCGCACATTCACCAACGGCGTCATCGAAGCGCATTACACCCTTCGGACCCGCTGA
- a CDS encoding S9 family peptidase, which produces MRLPDAIPQRHVAQVFFTERGRFFLSWATGPILGSVQEDGTLHIERPVGAEGAPANARIPLDGDAVLFVEAREAFVAVHMNDTGVVVVETGLRGESESWTAPLPPSEHGHRTLTDVVHGWDQDGDPCLVLTVEDSVGTVAFLQIGPGKRGWTHRPSSSGQLLHWDLRYDVAVIREDRGPWDSELHLERPLSLSAPQSVVARWADGWEGRALLIETPSGAESCLRVWDLTSSSSIRVAGPAGHIDDARFLRDGSERVLIVVTDDGSDTLHVTDPQSKESAPLPLHGTGRIRIRAAGPQGIGMYRVSTLQGSSWIWLDLDVNLHQAKGEVPPYEGQAALSHAWYGRTPVLQYLPKRPPVAAVVSLHGGPESLERDELRWDGLYRELLDAGVAVIGLNYCGSTGYGPDHTQRAWKSWTTAFQEDVDSCIAAAAAWGIAPADIALLGGSFGGALALLGCVLREDLAGAVASAPLIDIRRHAEQAAASDSSYREWFGERFEIAASATSAQRVFDPKHLSTTAPGQRVFVVHGSEDEVTQWQHSKLAADEAARQELPWTLVIEAGAGHVPNALDEVENRYRNIRSALLDVLRIDKGA; this is translated from the coding sequence ATGCGACTTCCTGACGCCATCCCCCAGCGCCACGTAGCACAGGTCTTCTTCACCGAGCGCGGCAGGTTCTTCCTCTCGTGGGCCACCGGCCCGATCCTGGGCTCGGTTCAGGAAGACGGCACCCTGCACATCGAAAGACCCGTTGGCGCGGAAGGCGCCCCGGCCAACGCCCGCATTCCTCTCGACGGTGATGCCGTCCTGTTCGTCGAAGCACGTGAAGCGTTCGTGGCCGTGCACATGAACGACACAGGCGTCGTAGTCGTAGAAACCGGCCTACGCGGGGAGAGCGAAAGCTGGACCGCGCCGTTGCCACCTTCGGAGCACGGCCACCGGACCCTGACGGATGTTGTGCACGGCTGGGACCAGGACGGCGACCCCTGCCTGGTGCTCACGGTCGAGGACAGCGTAGGGACCGTCGCGTTCCTGCAGATCGGCCCGGGCAAGCGTGGATGGACCCACAGGCCTTCCAGCTCGGGGCAGTTGCTGCACTGGGACCTTCGATACGACGTGGCCGTCATCCGCGAAGACCGCGGTCCATGGGACTCCGAGCTTCACCTTGAACGTCCGCTGTCACTGTCCGCCCCACAGTCGGTCGTCGCTCGATGGGCAGACGGCTGGGAGGGGCGCGCTCTCCTCATCGAGACACCGTCAGGCGCTGAGAGCTGCCTTCGGGTGTGGGACCTCACGTCTTCCTCTTCGATCCGGGTCGCCGGGCCGGCCGGGCACATCGACGACGCACGCTTCTTGCGTGACGGCAGCGAGCGTGTCCTGATCGTTGTCACCGACGACGGTTCCGACACCCTTCACGTGACGGACCCGCAGAGCAAGGAGAGCGCACCGCTGCCCCTGCACGGGACCGGCCGCATACGCATCCGGGCAGCCGGCCCCCAGGGGATCGGGATGTACCGGGTCTCGACATTGCAAGGGTCCTCGTGGATCTGGCTGGACCTCGACGTGAACCTGCATCAGGCCAAGGGCGAAGTGCCCCCGTATGAGGGGCAAGCCGCACTGTCCCATGCCTGGTACGGCCGGACGCCGGTGCTCCAATACCTACCGAAGCGGCCTCCGGTGGCAGCTGTGGTCTCCCTCCACGGCGGACCTGAGTCCCTGGAACGCGACGAACTCCGCTGGGACGGGCTGTACCGCGAACTCCTCGACGCCGGGGTCGCGGTCATCGGGCTCAACTACTGCGGCTCTACCGGATACGGTCCGGACCACACCCAGCGCGCATGGAAGAGTTGGACCACCGCGTTCCAGGAGGACGTTGACTCATGCATCGCGGCAGCCGCCGCTTGGGGAATCGCACCAGCGGACATCGCCCTTCTCGGCGGAAGTTTCGGCGGCGCGCTCGCCCTGCTGGGCTGTGTCCTCCGTGAGGACCTCGCCGGCGCAGTTGCCAGTGCCCCGCTCATCGACATCCGGCGCCATGCAGAGCAGGCAGCAGCGAGCGATTCCTCCTACCGAGAGTGGTTCGGAGAGCGGTTCGAAATCGCCGCGTCAGCGACTTCAGCACAGCGGGTCTTCGACCCGAAGCACCTGTCCACGACGGCTCCCGGACAACGCGTCTTCGTCGTCCACGGCAGTGAGGACGAGGTGACGCAATGGCAGCACAGCAAGCTAGCGGCCGACGAGGCAGCACGCCAAGAGCTGCCCTGGACACTGGTCATCGAAGCGGGGGCAGGTCACGTTCCCAACGCCCTCGACGAGGTCGAGAACCGATACCGGAACATTCGCTCGGCCCTTCTGGATGTTCTGAGGATCGATAAAGGCGCCTGA
- a CDS encoding MFS transporter — MFFTGMWLSKTVHPLYFNAHDDLVNFGLSYTAMAIAGTTSVFIGRLSDRVGPRLVLVAGTVLYSIGMSLRIVHDSSFVAVASGLVAGVGASSVFIGLRTWTLHNTTEVQRAGIVSRREFMNQAGTALGMGTAGALAAFIGTGDRGYVFVLLMAAGCVLSGLLLIPPTHTSTVPAGQAKSSEAGFATVFRQHKALALGVAGLGLLMGSYVSILSPYLPLLLAERGVPVALVGVVLAAASVVRLTAAAVAGKYLRERSPMAVFLVSESCCAAATLILALSVSPWLAACALAVRGAFLLGATISQELLQLSAFPSGLAGVLFGLVQSAFLAGDSLGGAVGGWLYHQLGSSHTVLIATGLTLANALLVPTFYGRLRKVAEADPERQSAHATS, encoded by the coding sequence ATGTTCTTCACCGGCATGTGGCTCTCGAAGACAGTGCACCCGCTGTACTTCAACGCGCACGACGATCTTGTGAACTTCGGTCTCTCCTACACCGCAATGGCCATCGCCGGTACCACGTCGGTGTTCATCGGCCGGCTCTCTGACCGGGTGGGACCACGACTGGTTCTCGTCGCGGGCACCGTCCTCTACTCGATCGGCATGTCACTGCGCATCGTCCACGACAGTTCCTTCGTGGCGGTGGCTTCCGGCCTGGTGGCGGGGGTCGGGGCCTCATCGGTGTTCATCGGCCTTCGCACCTGGACCCTGCACAACACCACCGAGGTGCAACGGGCGGGCATCGTGTCCCGCCGGGAGTTCATGAACCAGGCCGGGACGGCTCTCGGCATGGGCACCGCTGGTGCGCTCGCCGCGTTCATCGGTACGGGCGACCGGGGATACGTTTTCGTGCTGCTCATGGCCGCAGGCTGCGTTCTGTCCGGGCTGCTCCTCATCCCCCCGACCCATACCAGTACGGTCCCCGCCGGCCAGGCAAAGAGCAGTGAGGCGGGGTTCGCCACGGTGTTCCGACAGCACAAGGCGCTGGCGCTCGGCGTTGCTGGCCTCGGGCTTCTGATGGGCTCCTACGTCAGCATCCTCAGCCCGTACCTGCCGCTGCTGCTTGCCGAGCGCGGCGTGCCCGTAGCTCTCGTGGGTGTCGTGCTCGCGGCAGCCAGCGTCGTCCGGCTGACCGCAGCGGCCGTCGCCGGGAAGTATCTGCGCGAGCGTTCCCCCATGGCGGTCTTTCTGGTGTCGGAAAGTTGCTGTGCGGCAGCCACCTTGATCCTGGCCCTGTCTGTGAGTCCCTGGCTGGCGGCCTGCGCCCTGGCGGTGCGCGGTGCCTTCCTGCTTGGAGCAACCATCTCCCAGGAACTGCTGCAGCTGAGCGCTTTCCCCAGCGGCCTGGCCGGGGTTCTCTTCGGGCTCGTACAGAGTGCCTTCCTGGCCGGCGACTCTTTGGGGGGCGCGGTAGGCGGCTGGCTGTATCACCAACTCGGCAGTTCCCACACAGTACTGATCGCCACAGGGCTCACCCTGGCCAACGCACTGCTCGTACCCACCTTCTACGGCCGTCTGCGCAAAGTCGCCGAGGCCGATCCGGAAAGGCAGAGTGCGCATGCGACTTCCTGA
- a CDS encoding tetratricopeptide repeat protein translates to MNFSPVKALIDVTDRSGWPREALIGLKLISPDDPSCSGIGTEASLTDAAQAQDRIRFFLKDRLVRNFRDVGRAWLSAVGPCVVEVNHAELLDEGSRLFLETLATLPERDVEVRLRVGAGGSSVTAHPPKNPREETINRLFTQVGTLSQAELDHLYEQAVEYLSVGDSWTAERILRGIQPRRDVPAVWGRLGLAYTMQGRTLEAEFCYLRWRSDPDPVGVAGADYALSMLYARHHPAYLRSLDRTAEYLEHGYAALDQVDEDDERDLTFHRVFNRNGYALVEFRRGRIDEAIEHLTTGISKLRNGTAVHRMHQTVLIYNLAQCYRRIGRIDSAIDTYLELLAVDGKMPEYHMELANCYLSSERFDEALASLTEARDLGPSIQEVHSLLGFTYLQLGKTTEALDAYRVAHECAPQDTEALYDYAYLLAESEQPEKALQLACSVDHALLPQDQAVKLLTLAAEQHAQLGDLPAAQSALEEVLALTPNNPDARANLEQVAAAMA, encoded by the coding sequence GTGAACTTTTCGCCGGTCAAGGCATTGATCGACGTGACGGACAGATCCGGCTGGCCGCGAGAGGCGCTGATCGGACTCAAGCTGATCTCCCCGGACGACCCGTCCTGCTCCGGCATCGGCACTGAAGCGAGCCTCACGGACGCCGCTCAAGCCCAGGACCGCATTCGGTTCTTTCTCAAGGACCGACTCGTCCGGAACTTCCGTGATGTCGGCAGGGCGTGGCTGTCCGCTGTCGGACCGTGCGTCGTTGAGGTGAACCACGCAGAGCTACTCGACGAAGGCAGTCGGCTGTTCCTGGAGACTCTGGCGACTCTGCCGGAACGGGACGTCGAGGTGCGACTGCGAGTGGGCGCGGGCGGTTCCAGCGTCACGGCCCATCCTCCGAAGAACCCCCGGGAAGAGACCATCAACCGGCTCTTCACCCAAGTCGGGACGCTGTCGCAGGCCGAACTCGACCATTTGTACGAGCAGGCCGTGGAGTACCTGAGCGTCGGAGACAGTTGGACGGCAGAGCGGATTCTGCGGGGCATCCAGCCCCGCCGCGACGTGCCGGCTGTCTGGGGGCGCCTCGGTCTGGCATACACCATGCAGGGCAGGACCCTGGAAGCGGAGTTCTGCTATCTCAGGTGGCGCAGCGACCCGGACCCTGTCGGTGTGGCCGGCGCGGACTACGCACTGTCCATGCTCTACGCGCGCCATCACCCTGCGTACCTACGCTCCCTGGACCGGACCGCCGAGTACCTGGAACACGGATACGCGGCCCTCGACCAGGTGGACGAGGACGACGAGCGGGATCTCACCTTCCACCGGGTCTTCAACCGGAACGGCTATGCCCTCGTGGAATTTCGGCGCGGGCGTATCGACGAGGCGATAGAGCACCTGACAACGGGGATATCGAAGCTCCGTAACGGCACTGCGGTCCATCGCATGCACCAGACGGTTTTGATTTACAACCTGGCGCAGTGTTACCGGCGAATCGGCAGAATTGATTCTGCCATCGATACCTATCTCGAGCTGCTCGCTGTCGATGGGAAAATGCCGGAGTACCACATGGAGCTCGCCAACTGCTATCTGAGCTCGGAGCGGTTCGACGAAGCACTGGCCAGTCTCACGGAGGCAAGGGATCTGGGTCCCTCCATCCAGGAGGTGCACTCTCTGCTGGGCTTCACATATTTGCAGCTCGGAAAGACCACGGAGGCGCTCGACGCCTACCGCGTCGCGCACGAATGCGCACCGCAAGACACCGAAGCGCTGTATGACTACGCGTACCTACTGGCCGAGTCCGAGCAGCCGGAGAAGGCGTTGCAGCTGGCCTGCAGCGTGGATCACGCTCTGCTTCCGCAGGACCAGGCGGTGAAGCTCCTGACTCTGGCGGCCGAGCAGCACGCCCAGCTCGGGGATCTGCCGGCGGCTCAGTCGGCGCTGGAAGAAGTCCTCGCACTCACTCCGAACAACCCCGACGCCCGTGCCAACCTCGAACAAGTGGCGGCCGCCATGGCGTGA